A genomic window from Candidatus Cybelea sp. includes:
- a CDS encoding FAD-dependent oxidoreductase, with protein sequence MKRRDFVTRAGAAAAGAAGLPRFTAFASSAARDREKVVIVGAGIAGLTAALRLRDAGIEATLYDSAARVGGRMHSERHYWSEGQHTEWCGAMVDSTHENIRGLARRFALPLLDTYSGRPPRARDTCFLSGRYYSMADADRDFAGVYPILQAQLAQVDPTTTYANATPTARRLDAMSMRDWIVHYVPGGLGSQLGRLIKEAYRNEYGREIEELSALNLVLQLGQQRTYAQAREMNVLGYSDQRYILANGSQALPEAIAASLPPGSIRLERRLVGIEKADYGLYVLYFRHRGLRQIVYADRVVLAIPFIALRAVDYSGAGFDGAKINAIENLGYGFHTKLHLQFDRRAWMRQNHPWPQPASGQIWTTLRVQSALDFSLGQRGRDGLIEVFTAASPAMVDTPPKPYSRIEDSPAVAWHVRDFFTQLERIWPGVASTWTGKATFGNAQADPNILASYSCWLVGQCTTIAGHEARAQGRVHFAGEHTSVEYQGFMEGGAQSGLRAADEILADYRIRSR encoded by the coding sequence TTGAAGCGACGCGACTTCGTTACACGGGCCGGTGCCGCCGCGGCCGGCGCCGCCGGCCTTCCTCGTTTTACCGCTTTTGCGAGCTCGGCGGCACGCGACCGCGAGAAGGTCGTGATCGTCGGCGCAGGGATCGCCGGGCTAACCGCGGCGCTGCGCTTGCGCGACGCCGGCATCGAGGCGACCCTCTACGACTCTGCCGCCCGCGTGGGCGGCCGGATGCACTCCGAGCGGCACTACTGGAGCGAGGGACAGCACACGGAGTGGTGCGGCGCAATGGTCGACTCGACGCACGAAAACATTCGCGGCCTCGCCCGGCGTTTTGCCTTGCCGCTGCTCGACACGTACTCCGGGCGACCGCCGCGCGCGCGCGACACATGCTTCCTGAGCGGGCGCTACTACTCGATGGCCGATGCAGACCGCGACTTCGCCGGCGTCTATCCGATTCTGCAGGCCCAGCTCGCACAGGTCGACCCGACGACGACCTACGCAAACGCGACCCCAACCGCGCGCCGGCTCGACGCGATGAGCATGCGCGATTGGATCGTGCATTACGTTCCCGGAGGGCTCGGCAGCCAGCTCGGGCGCTTGATAAAAGAGGCGTACCGCAACGAGTACGGCCGGGAGATCGAAGAGCTCAGCGCGCTCAATCTGGTGCTGCAGCTCGGGCAGCAGCGCACCTACGCGCAGGCGCGCGAGATGAACGTCCTCGGATACTCCGATCAGCGTTACATCTTGGCCAACGGCAGCCAGGCGCTGCCCGAAGCGATCGCCGCATCGCTGCCGCCCGGCAGCATCCGCCTCGAGCGCCGGCTCGTCGGCATCGAGAAGGCGGACTACGGCCTCTACGTACTCTATTTCCGGCATCGCGGTCTGCGCCAGATCGTCTACGCGGACCGCGTCGTGCTCGCGATACCGTTCATCGCGCTGCGCGCGGTCGATTATTCCGGCGCCGGCTTCGACGGTGCGAAGATCAACGCGATCGAGAATCTCGGGTACGGCTTTCACACGAAGCTGCACCTGCAGTTCGATCGACGAGCCTGGATGCGGCAGAATCATCCGTGGCCGCAACCCGCGAGCGGGCAGATCTGGACGACGCTGCGCGTCCAAAGCGCGCTGGATTTCTCGCTGGGGCAGCGGGGGCGCGACGGCCTCATCGAGGTCTTTACCGCCGCGTCGCCCGCGATGGTCGATACGCCCCCCAAGCCGTATTCGCGAATTGAAGACTCGCCGGCGGTGGCCTGGCACGTGCGCGACTTTTTCACGCAGCTCGAACGGATTTGGCCCGGGGTCGCATCCACCTGGACCGGCAAAGCCACCTTTGGCAACGCACAGGCCGACCCGAACATTTTGGCCAGCTATTCCTGCTGGCTCGTCGGTCAGTGCACGACGATCGCCGGGCACGAGGCACGCGCGCAGGGCCGCGTTCATTTCGCCGGCGAGCACACCTCGGTGGAGTATCAAGGCTTCATGGAGGGCGGGGCACAGTCGGGATTGCGGGCCGCGGACGAAATCCTGGCGGACTACCGCATTCGGAGTCGCTAA
- the selB gene encoding selenocysteine-specific translation elongation factor, with translation MHVIGTAGHVDHGKSAIVAALTGTNPDRLAQERERGMTLDLGFAHLRFADGVEGGIVDVPGHERFLHNMLAGAAGMEILLLVVDAVEGVRAQTLEHLAILRYLNVRRTIVVVNKIDLIEPADRDDACRRILAQLQATVARDAPYFAVSAVTGENVQSLKDALHELLAEMPGRNAEAPVYLPIDRVFSLTGLGTVVTGTLIQGSIEAGDALRVEPGGHAAAVRSIGVFGSVRPRAEAGSRVALSIPGIDHREIVRGQAVVGTEFAAATDFAVRFTPARGAAAFMRRRTPVRAYIGSAERLGVLVAGEPYADEAETPARLHLREPVVAFAGVRFVVRRPSPMTLLGGGYVEGAGRGEAPEAEDPDDALLARILQARGLEPATALELSAAANVREAATAAALARLVEHGDVLALDKPRAYVSGSAAGTLLASVLAQLDEAQRAEPWSMGMTSIALSRALDVSEGVLVRVLEHFADDGRLVNRRGYYATLEYQPALTLEQRAFFDHLVPLDEGQPFVPIPFAGVAAAVKTSRLPGIAKAFDTMLARGTLVKVGDDLYRGAQIGRIVASVRSYLEKNGTMTAAHFRDLLGSSRRYAVPLLEWLDAQGVTIRSGDRRVLRKQL, from the coding sequence ATGCACGTGATCGGGACGGCAGGACACGTCGATCATGGAAAATCGGCGATCGTTGCCGCGCTGACCGGTACGAATCCCGACCGCTTAGCGCAAGAGCGCGAGCGCGGCATGACCCTCGATCTCGGCTTCGCGCACCTGCGCTTTGCTGACGGCGTGGAAGGCGGAATCGTCGACGTGCCCGGTCACGAACGCTTCCTGCACAACATGCTCGCCGGAGCGGCCGGGATGGAGATTCTTCTGCTCGTCGTCGACGCCGTTGAAGGCGTCAGAGCGCAGACGCTCGAGCACCTCGCGATCCTTCGCTACCTCAATGTCCGCCGCACGATCGTCGTCGTCAACAAGATCGACCTGATCGAACCCGCGGATCGCGACGACGCCTGCCGGCGCATCCTGGCGCAACTGCAGGCCACGGTTGCGCGGGACGCGCCCTACTTTGCGGTCTCGGCGGTCACCGGCGAAAACGTGCAATCGCTCAAAGACGCGCTGCACGAGTTGCTCGCGGAGATGCCCGGCCGCAACGCAGAAGCGCCCGTTTATCTGCCGATCGATCGCGTCTTTTCGTTGACGGGACTGGGCACGGTCGTTACCGGTACGCTGATACAAGGCAGCATCGAAGCGGGTGACGCGCTGCGGGTGGAACCGGGCGGACACGCCGCCGCGGTGCGCAGCATCGGCGTCTTTGGATCGGTTCGCCCGCGCGCCGAAGCGGGTTCGCGCGTCGCGCTGAGCATTCCGGGAATCGACCATCGCGAGATCGTGCGCGGTCAAGCCGTCGTGGGAACGGAGTTTGCGGCCGCGACGGATTTTGCGGTTCGCTTTACGCCGGCGCGGGGTGCGGCCGCATTCATGCGCCGGCGCACGCCGGTGCGCGCGTACATCGGCTCGGCGGAACGGCTCGGAGTACTGGTCGCCGGCGAGCCGTATGCCGACGAGGCGGAGACGCCGGCCCGGCTGCATCTGCGCGAGCCGGTGGTTGCATTTGCGGGCGTGCGGTTCGTCGTGCGCCGTCCGTCGCCGATGACGCTGCTCGGCGGCGGTTACGTCGAAGGAGCGGGACGCGGCGAAGCGCCCGAGGCGGAGGACCCCGACGACGCCTTGCTCGCGCGCATCTTGCAGGCGCGCGGGCTCGAACCGGCGACTGCGCTCGAGCTCTCCGCCGCCGCGAACGTGCGCGAAGCGGCAACGGCGGCTGCGCTCGCGCGCTTAGTCGAGCACGGCGACGTGCTTGCGCTCGATAAACCGCGCGCCTACGTCTCGGGCTCAGCCGCCGGCACGCTGCTCGCAAGCGTCTTGGCGCAGCTCGACGAAGCGCAGCGGGCCGAGCCGTGGTCGATGGGAATGACCTCGATCGCGCTCTCGCGGGCGCTCGACGTCTCCGAGGGCGTGCTCGTGCGCGTCCTCGAGCACTTTGCCGATGACGGGCGCCTGGTCAATCGTCGCGGTTACTACGCGACGCTCGAGTACCAGCCGGCGCTGACGCTCGAGCAGCGAGCCTTCTTCGACCATTTGGTTCCGCTCGACGAAGGGCAACCGTTCGTTCCGATTCCGTTCGCCGGCGTCGCCGCGGCGGTGAAGACTTCGCGCTTGCCCGGCATCGCGAAGGCGTTCGACACGATGCTGGCCCGCGGTACGCTCGTGAAGGTCGGCGACGACCTCTATCGCGGCGCGCAGATCGGGCGGATCGTGGCGAGCGTTCGCAGCTATCTCGAAAAGAACGGCACGATGACCGCCGCGCATTTCCGCGATCTGCTCGGAAGCTCGCGAAGATACGCCGTTCCGCTGTTGGAATGGCTGGACGCGCAGGGGGTGACGATTCGCAGCGGCGATCGGCGCGTGCTGCGCAAGCAACTCTAG
- a CDS encoding helix-turn-helix domain-containing protein — protein MEDEARAPGALDFGVLLRHHRLAAGLSQEALAERARMSADGISALERGHRRTPQRETLTLLAGALTLTDEQRRAFAAAAARSGARRHGAATPSPEGGSNLPLALTSFVGRKKELDEIAALVREHRLVTLIGAGGIGKTRTALRIAAAYTGIDGARFVGLAPLGDPSLVVAAIASSLGVQEAPHRPLLDRLIEHLKSKSLLLVLDNCEHVAGEAARVAESLLGACPRLRVLATSREPLRLAGERTYRLPSLSTPRASASRELSASEAAEYGAIELFVDRARAVDHRFELTDENAPTVAGLCRRLDGIPLAIELAAARANLLSLKALDEMLDDRFRLLTGGARTALPRQQTMRSAIDWSYDLLPAPEQRVFERLSVFAGGCTLAGATAVCASSDDGETDMLDMLDLLSSLLDKSLLTADLEGSEPRYRLLESFREYAREKLIARNEADAIARRHALACLDLAERGERAYDPRPDDTLRATPARSWPGEMEPELDNARAAIDWALAAGEVSIASRLACASTRTWRMNRGDAQPRRWLEAVLERVDAAAAPGVAAQVWGTLSTISFGTHKVDAARRALGLFEHCDEPYAKVGCLYQLSAGLLHAGRIAEALEATETALLISKERGLRGTRRYAGALGMRASIAARLGLVDDARQFYTQALSLMTALGDTLEATVLRHNMAELEFSAGNPERALEYAEAAALAAHRVRVKRLEITARANAAAYQLALGNIDGARCAAAQALALARGAHSMDAAIATQHLAAVAALRGESRRGARLRGYVDAWYRSEGCERDLTERRTYEILVAALRERLAEDEIEAFAAEGAALSEEQAAREALAV, from the coding sequence ATGGAGGACGAGGCGCGAGCACCGGGCGCGCTGGATTTTGGAGTGCTCTTGCGGCACCACCGCCTTGCTGCCGGTCTTTCGCAGGAGGCCCTCGCCGAACGCGCGCGCATGAGCGCGGACGGCATCAGCGCGCTCGAGCGCGGACATCGCCGAACGCCGCAACGCGAAACGCTGACGTTGCTGGCCGGCGCGCTGACGCTGACCGACGAGCAGCGGCGCGCCTTCGCAGCCGCTGCCGCCCGCTCGGGCGCGCGGCGGCACGGCGCAGCGACCCCAAGCCCCGAGGGCGGCTCGAACCTGCCGCTCGCACTGACCTCGTTCGTGGGGCGGAAAAAGGAGCTCGACGAGATCGCCGCGCTCGTGCGCGAGCATCGACTCGTCACCCTGATCGGTGCCGGCGGCATCGGGAAGACACGCACCGCCTTGCGGATCGCCGCGGCCTACACTGGAATTGACGGCGCTCGCTTCGTGGGGCTGGCGCCGCTCGGCGATCCTTCTTTGGTCGTCGCAGCGATTGCCTCATCGTTGGGAGTGCAAGAAGCGCCGCACCGCCCGCTGCTCGATCGCCTAATCGAACACCTCAAGAGCAAGTCGCTTCTGCTGGTTCTCGATAACTGCGAACACGTCGCGGGCGAAGCCGCGCGGGTCGCGGAGAGTTTGCTCGGAGCCTGTCCGCGGCTGCGCGTTCTGGCGACCAGCCGCGAGCCGCTGCGGCTCGCTGGGGAACGCACCTACCGGCTTCCCTCGCTGAGCACGCCCCGGGCCTCGGCATCGCGTGAACTCTCTGCTAGCGAGGCGGCCGAGTACGGGGCGATCGAGCTCTTCGTCGATCGGGCGCGGGCGGTCGACCATCGCTTCGAGCTCACCGACGAAAACGCGCCCACCGTCGCCGGGCTCTGCCGCCGGCTCGACGGAATTCCGCTGGCGATCGAGCTCGCCGCAGCTCGCGCGAATCTCCTTTCGCTCAAGGCGCTCGACGAGATGCTCGACGATCGCTTTCGCTTGCTCACCGGAGGCGCGCGGACCGCGCTGCCGCGCCAGCAAACGATGCGCTCGGCGATCGACTGGAGCTACGACCTGCTGCCCGCGCCGGAGCAGCGCGTCTTCGAGCGACTCTCCGTTTTCGCCGGCGGGTGTACGCTCGCCGGCGCCACAGCCGTCTGTGCCTCGAGCGACGATGGAGAGACCGACATGCTCGACATGCTCGACCTGCTCTCCTCGCTGCTCGATAAGTCGCTGCTGACCGCCGATCTCGAAGGCAGCGAACCGCGCTACCGGCTCCTCGAGTCGTTCCGAGAATACGCACGCGAAAAACTGATTGCCCGCAACGAAGCCGACGCGATCGCTCGGCGCCACGCACTCGCCTGCCTCGATCTTGCCGAACGCGGCGAACGTGCCTACGATCCCCGGCCGGACGATACTCTCCGCGCAACGCCGGCACGATCGTGGCCGGGTGAGATGGAGCCGGAACTCGACAACGCGAGGGCGGCGATCGACTGGGCGCTCGCGGCCGGCGAAGTCTCGATCGCTTCGCGGCTGGCCTGTGCGTCTACGCGTACGTGGCGGATGAATCGCGGCGATGCGCAGCCGCGCCGCTGGCTCGAAGCCGTGCTCGAGCGCGTGGACGCGGCCGCCGCGCCGGGCGTCGCGGCGCAGGTGTGGGGAACGTTGTCGACGATCAGCTTTGGAACTCACAAAGTCGATGCCGCGCGGCGCGCGTTGGGCCTCTTCGAGCACTGCGACGAGCCCTACGCCAAAGTCGGGTGCCTCTACCAGTTGAGTGCAGGCCTCCTGCACGCCGGACGGATCGCCGAGGCGCTGGAGGCCACCGAGACGGCGTTGCTGATCTCCAAAGAACGAGGCCTGCGGGGGACGCGTCGTTACGCCGGCGCACTCGGCATGCGCGCGAGCATCGCCGCGCGTCTCGGTCTGGTCGACGACGCACGGCAGTTCTACACGCAGGCGCTTTCGCTGATGACGGCGCTGGGAGACACGCTCGAGGCGACCGTCCTTCGCCACAACATGGCGGAGCTCGAGTTTAGTGCCGGAAATCCCGAGCGCGCGCTCGAGTACGCCGAAGCGGCCGCGCTCGCGGCGCACCGCGTGCGGGTCAAGCGCTTAGAAATTACCGCGCGAGCAAATGCCGCGGCCTATCAGCTCGCGCTGGGCAACATCGACGGTGCGCGCTGCGCGGCGGCGCAGGCGCTCGCGCTCGCTCGCGGCGCGCACTCCATGGACGCCGCGATCGCCACGCAGCATCTGGCCGCCGTTGCGGCGCTGCGCGGCGAGAGCCGCCGCGGCGCGCGCCTGCGCGGCTACGTCGATGCGTGGTATCGAAGCGAGGGCTGCGAACGAGATCTCACCGAGCGGCGGACGTACGAGATTTTGGTTGCGGCGCTTCGCGAGCGCCTCGCCGAGGACGAGATCGAGGCCTTTGCCGCCGAAGGTGCGGCGCTCTCCGAAGAGCAGGCGGCGCGCGAAGCGCTCGCGGTCTAA